In Primulina huaijiensis isolate GDHJ02 chromosome 4, ASM1229523v2, whole genome shotgun sequence, the DNA window TGATTTCTGCAATGTGGGTTGCAATTGTTTCGTACTGGTATTTTGTCCATGTTCTACAAGTGTACAAGTTTCTAAGATATTTTGTtgacaatatatataaatgaatcAATAATGATCAAAAAGTCATAGTGGTCCAAACATGAAATCAATGAAATCAAACAATAATTACACtaaataaacttttgattaatTCCAAGGAAAAGAGAAAGCAATACAAATCATGGTTTTAGGaagtgcaaaagaaaatttaaaagaaagaaaatgaattATAAATCATTATTACATGAGTACGATGCTAGAATCCTAATCTGGTCGTAGAAAATTTCTCAATCTCCCACCGATTTATCATCCATAGGCTTTACTTCAGGCTCTTCATCAGGATCCTCCTCAAGATCTTCCTCAACCAAGTTGGCCGACACATCTTAAAGATGATTAACATGGTTGTGCAGCTGGTTGTTTAGAGTAGTCATGGTCTACACTGAATTTTGTAGTTCTTGGATTGTTGCCTCATCTTACTGCCGGCGTTGGTTTTCCATCAGCATAATTTACTAAATCTGGGAGTGCCTGAGATTTCTCTAGAATTTGTGGGCGTAAGTTGTCCAGTTCAAGGACTGTGGAAGCTTCTAGTTTGTTTTTAGTCACCTCGTGTTGTTTTTCCTCTGAGTTTAGATAGTAGGCAGACCTCTGTACGTCAGCTGGAGGTGCTCCTTGAGCTCTTCTAACTCTTGTTTCTCCTTCTTCAAGTCTGCATATGCCGAGTCTTTGGCCAACAATTTCTCTTGGTGTTCTTGTTGCTCTTCGTTGAGTTGAGGTCAAAGGTTTGCCATGGCAATCTCGTGGTTGGTAAAGGAGAGTTCACACATTTGAGTACAAGTGCAAGGAGAATTTCCTGAAATACAATAAATGGAAAGCCCTAgaataataaaacaaaatcaacaatgataaaaagaaacattaatgaacatttttaaagtttttctaCACAAGGTATGAGTGAGACGAGATTTTTCGagaaactttccaaaaataaaaaaatatttatatggatTGAAAATTCAGGAGAGATACATAACTGTTGACGGAAATGGATTTAGATTTTTCTACAAGAAGTTATTGGCTTTACGATAATTActtaaaaaaagacaaaaacacgATTTTGGAGACCTAAATGATGGTACTTTGCCAAAATAAAATGTTGGTCATTGTCAAGAGGTCCTTCCATTGAGCTTCGTTCATTGGATCATTTCTTAGGGGATTACATTAGGCTTTTCCATCACTATGTGAAATCTCACATTATTTTTTCAGGAGAATCCCAGACAGATTATGAACCTAGAGGTTCttataccacttaaatgtcacacCATTAAATCGAGACATGTCatcggcattgtttaacaatttgaAATCGCGAAAAAACAAGCCATGTAGTAAAAAATAGCCAAAAGCCAATTTCTTACAAAAATCAGGACTGTTTTTATAGTGCATAATATAAATGCGGAAGCTGTCACGCCCCGGGGACGGGGTTTATCGACACCgacgttgctctcaaatttacattcgaaaacaacaagcttcagaagtacaaaattcagaaaccagtcttttattcataatactgaatacTCATTGTCTGATATAAagtcaaataataatgttttacagcggaaatgtaaaacccATCAGAATAACGCCTTAACAGATACAGCGGAAAACATAAGTTCAAActgaaaataacatttttcttcaccagccccagaattgAGTCTGCTCTTCCTCTTCTAGCaattcttcctcgttcttatctgagatgggtttggtgggtgagttaTATGGTTGTCATTCAGTAAGTGagggcgggaataactcccagttttcgAAATCATTTTCAACAGAACAGTAGTACAAATAATGTACAGAAAACTCTTCTTTTCAGAAAAAGAATCAatattcagaacagaaatcagaaattaacaagtaagcactgagcacgcttgtgaatttcatggctaaactgatatcagtcccctatatgttctctcctctaaggggtgaggccagaatcagaaatcagaattcagaaatgttcagaatatatatttctaccattagttcactaggtttcagtgcttaaaatcagaaatcagaaatatataaaacaggaattatcaaactgatttcaagatatttatacataagcccacttaccgtaatTTGCTGGAGAGTTTCGGTTGAAGTTTGGAAATATGCTTGCTCCCGCTACTGGTTTCTAATGCTCGAAAATAAGCACTCTCTTATCTCGAAAATTCAAGTGATAACTCAATATTTGTGTAACACCAATTCAGAGGTTTGAGGttgttatttataggcaaaatTCTGACTGTTAGTCTCCCAATTAATGGCCATAATCTGCCATTAACAACCTTTATTTCATgttaaatgcttcagttacaagtcatgAGCTTAATCAGTAACTGTCTGCTGGAATCTCGTTCATCTGCTGCTAGATTCTATCTACTGGAAAAATACCAGCTTCTGGAATATTAGCTGATgctggaattgttagcttctgctgGAATTTTCCTATGCTACTGAATATTGCTAGCTGCTGAAAAATGTTTGCTGCTGTTGGAAATtcaggttctcacatccctctctccttatgagaagtttcgtcctcgaaacttggctatACATGATCCTCAAAGAGATAAGGGTATTGTTCTCGCATCTTTTCTTCCAACTCCAAGTAGCTTCTCTTTCGGTATGATTggaccattgtactttgacatatggaataGTTCGTCGCCTCAGTACTTGATCTTTGTTATCCACAATCCGAATCTGAATTTCTTCATATCTTAGTCCTTCATTTAAATTGTTCTCAACCAACAGTGGTCTAGCTTCAAGAATATGACTAGGATCTGAAATATATCTCCTTAACTGCGAAACGTGGAATACATTGTGAATTCTTGACATGTCGGGTGGTAGTGCTAATCTATAAGCaagtgttcccactttctcaagaatttcaaatggtCCGACGTATCTGGGATTCAGTTTCCCACCCTGATTGAATCGGattacacccttcatgggtgacaCTTTCACATATGCTCTTTCTCCGACTTCAAATTCCACGGGTCTTCTTTTTAGGTCAGCccagcttttctgtcgatcttGTGCATTTTTTAATCTTTCCTTGATTATAGCAACTTTATCCATTGTTTATTGGATTAGTTCGGGTCCAATGATGGCTTTTTCCCCGAattcatcccaatatagtggTGATCGACACTTTCGCCCATACAGAGCTtcgtatggtgccattccaatactgTTGTGGTAACTATTATTGTACGCGAACTCGATTAAGGGAAGATATTCGCTCCAATTACCACTGAAGTCCAGAGCAcatgctctcagcatatcttctaaagtttgGATTGTCCTCTCTGTTTGgccatcggtctgaggatgataggccgtactaAGAGTGACCTTCGTTCCCATGGCTtgttgaaagctcttccaaaaacgaGATGTAAACCTAGGATCTCTATCTGATAGTATGCTGGCTGGAACTCTATGTAATCGTACAATCTCATTCATGTACAAGGTGGCTAGCTTGTCCAAATTATAGTTCATGCGGACAGGTAAGAAATGCGCAGATTTCgtgagtctatctacgattacccatattccATCATGACCTTGTCTCGACTTGGGTAAACTaactacaaaatccatggaaatatgttctcatttccattccgggatttctaatggttgaagaagtccaccaggtctctggtgttctgCTTTGACTTGTTGGCACACGTGACATTTAGAAACAAACATTGACACGTCCTTTTTCATTCCACTCCACCAGAAATTTTTCTTCAAGTctctgtacatcttggtactgctaggatggactgaaaattttgacttttGTACTTCAGACATTACTTCTTGTCGAAGGTTATCGATGTCTGGTATgcacaatcgtcctttcatccacaagATTTCTTTGTTATCCGTTTCGAAATCTGGTGATTTTCCCTCTTTAGCTTGCTCTTTTAGTTGTACGAAAGCAGAATCCCTATCTTGACTTATCTTGATTGTCTCTCGAAGGCATGGTTTTGCTGAAAGTGATGCCAGGATCACCTTACTCGTATTCTTTCGACTTAAAGCATCTGTTACCTTGTTGGCTTTGCCTGGGTGGTAGCTTATCGTTAAGTCGTAGTCTTTCAAAAGTTCAATCCACCGTCTTCGTctcatatttagttctttttgaGTGAACAAATATTTAAGACTTTGGTGATCCGTGAAAATCTCACACTTGGCTCCATaaagataatgcctccaaattttTAGTGCGAAGACCACTGCAGCTAGTTCGAGGTCATGCGTTGAGTAATTCTGTTCAtacggcttcaactgtctcgacgcgtATGCAATCACCCTTCCCTCTTGCATGAGTACACATCCTAAACCTTCTTTAGATGCatcactgtagatggtgaagtcTTTGCCTTCAGTTCGCAATACCAACACTGGCGTGGAGGTAAGCTTCTTCTTCAAAGTCTCGAAGCTCTTCTCACAATCTCCACTCCATTGAAATTTAGAGTTCTTCTGTGTGAGTTTGGTGAGAGGTATTACTATTGAAGAGAATCCTTCAACAAACTTTCGGTAATAGCCTGCTAATCCGAAGAAGCTTCGAATTTCTGTCACAGTCTTTGGTTTAGGCCAATCGGAGATTGCTTCTACTTTTTTAGGATCTACAGATACTCCTGCTGCTGATATTATGTGCCCCAAGAATGTGACGCTCTctagccaaaattcgcatttcttgaatttggcgTAAAGTTATTTTTCTCTCAGCGTCTGGAGGGTGAGACGGAGATGTTCTTTGTGGTCTTCCTCACTTGACGAATATACCAGAATATCGTCGATGAATACCACAACAAACTTGTCAAGAAACGGTCTGAACACCctgttcatgagatccatgaatatTGCTgtagcattggtcagaccaaacggcatcactgtAAACTCGTAATGGCCGTATCTTgtcctgaaggctgttttaGAGATATCTTCCACTTTGACTTCAGTTTATGGTATCCTGACCCCAGGTCGAGTTTTGAaaagaccttggctcctttcaAGTgatcaaaaaggtcatctatcctcAGGAGagggtatttattcttaattGTAATCTTGTTCAACTCTCTATAGTCGATGCATAACCTCATACTCctgtctttctttttcacaaatagtaGAGGGGCTCCCCACGGAGATGCACTGGGTCGGATCTGCTTCTTATCCAACAATTCTTGAAGTTGctctttgagttctttcaactctgttggagccattcggtacggtgcttttgagattggtgTAGCATTGGGCActaaattaatctcaaattccaCTTCATGGTCGGGGATTGTGCCAGGGAGTTCTTCAGGAAAGACAACCGGAAACTTTTGTACTATCGGAATCTCTTCTAGTGTCAGTGTGGTTCCTTCTTTTACCTCGCTCAACATGGCTAGATAAActtcttctccacttttcatggctttccaagtttGAGAAGCAGAAAGAAGGGTCTTCCGTTCTTTGGCCTTGCCATGAAATAAAAGTTTCTCTTGGTGTGGGGCTTGGATGGCTACCATCTTTCCATGACAGTCTACTAAAGCATGATTcttggctaaccaatccattccaagaattACATCAAATTCCACCATGTTTAGTTGGATTAGGTTTGCCGTGAAACTCTGATTTTCTATGATTACACTAACATCCCGATATAGAGTGCGAGTTTCTAAAATTCGATTAGCAGGAGTTGCTACTCTATATGGTTCTTCTAAGTTATCAGGCTTAGCTCCTAACTTCTTGGCAAATCTTTTAgacatgaatgaatgtgtagcaccacaatcaaataacaCATACGCAGATATATCATTGATTACAATGGCACCTGCTACGACATCATTTGAGTTGTCAGCCTCTTCTTGAGTAAGGGCATAAACTCGAGCATTTGTCTTGTTTTCCTTAGGCTTGTTTGGAGTTGTTTCTCCTGCTGGACTATTCTTTGGATCTGGAAGAGGGCATTGAGCAATGCGATGGTCCATCTTTCCACAACGGAAACAAGCTCCAGAATTCTTACGACATTCACCAGTGTGAGTAAATCCACAAGTTTGGCACTTGACTCCTTCTTTGCTTGATTAGGAAGAAGTGGTTCCTTTGACTGGAGCACTGGTGAATTGGTTGTTTGAAAACTTAGGCCTCTTGAATTGATGGCCCGGTTGGTACTGTCTTGACTGAGGACGTTTGAGTTTGTTCTCACTTCACGCCTCTTAATGTCGTTTTCAGCCTTGATGGCAGCTCccatcaattcatcaaaactgTTTGGTTCGATAACAGCAAGGGCAGATTGAATGCGGCTGTTCAATCCTTTCTTGAAGCGATGCATCTTCAAGGCCTCGTCTCCCATGATGGTTGGAGAGTAAGTTCCCAATGAGTGGAACTTAGATGAATACTCCACCACTGTTATGTTTGGTTCTTGAACCAAGCTTTCAAATTCTGACAGCTTCTGCACTCGAACTGCTGTTGGGAAGTACTGCTTCAGAAATGCCTCTCGGAACCTTTGCCAAGTGATAGGTCCCGCCCTTACCATAGCTGGTGAGACTCCTTTCCACTATTTGGCTGCTTTATCCACAAGAAAAGGTGTAATCACATCTACCTTGATCCCTTGTGGAACCTCAAGTAGTCGAAGATGATTCTCCACCTCTTTTATCCAATTTTGTCCGACCTCAGGATCGGAGCTTCCATCGAAGTTCGGGACTCTTGCTCTGCGGAGGGACTCATAGTGCTGCTTAGTCCCATTCTGAGGTGGAGGTGGTGGCTGATTAGCGTTAGGGTTGACAAACCCTTGTAACGCGGTTGCCACAATCGTGGCTATAGCCATCAGATCCGCCTGACTGAGGCCAACTGCTGGTGGTGGTTGTTGTGCATCCTCATCGTTGCGGTTATTATTGCGGTTATTATAACGAGGGTTGCGGTTGTTTCTCACAGGTCTTCCGTCCATTTTCTACAAGTATGCAAGTTCTAAGATTGTTGGCAGAAAAAGGAACTAAACAAAGGAATCACAATAATCGAGTAATTGCTCAAAAATGAAACCAATggatagaaataaaaaaaaaaatttattgatttctcaaGAAAGTGCAATTACAAATAACCTTTGAAAATGCTAACAAAATGCAAATAGAACAAGTGCTATTACAAAAAGTTACTACAGAATGTCTAATCTATCACTTCTCCTAATCCCAAATCCATAGGATCCTCCTCAACTtctacttcttcttcttcgggaTCTTCTTCATGGTTAGCTATCACTGCCTCCAGATGTTCAATATGATCATGCAGAACTGCATTCTGGTCGCTAAGAACTTCGACAGTGTCCTATAGCTCTTGAATCTGAGCATCAGTATGTTCTCTATACTGATTATGCTGATGTACGAGTTGGTGATTTTGATCCTTAAGTATTTGGATCTTCTCAACTAATGTATCACGTAACTCGATGAACTCTGCAACAGTCTCTTGGGAGGTTTCGAACTCTTCTTGAGTTCTCATATTCCTCTTTTCTGCCTCATGCAGATAATGAGCATAACGTTCAACATCACCTCTTAAGTGTTCTGCTCGACGCTCTAATTCATCTTTGTCCAACTCTAGGCAGTAGTTTTGTTCCTTTAGTTTCTCTAGCTTCTTCTCTAAACTCTTAATGTAGCTACTCTGGTCAGCCATATCCTACATCCAAAAAATGAGATTGAAGGTTCAGAAATGATCTCAAGAGTGCTAGTCGAACTATAGACAATTACTGGAATGAACAGCATCAGTACAGCTTATAACATTCAATGGAAGAAAATAGCTCAAAATTTTTCGGTCTCAGAATCTCgtgaaaaatttacaaaaaatccTTCACATCAAGAACATGAAGTGTACTAAATTTGGTACAAAAATTCTGAGCCGTTTGGAAatgaaaatttcttaaaatttcaaaaaattggaaaattttacGGAAATGATGATATCACTATCTAAACGAAGGATTTTGGGATTCGTCGGCGGTGCTAGGTTAGGTTCTCTCATCGAGAGCTTTCCAATCGTATCTTTTAATAGTCAAAATTCTTTCTGGATCAAAAGTTATGGCAATTTGAAGTTTGCGTGAAAAACACCTCAATTTCCATGCCATTTGCAAAGTCTACTGCATGCGCTTGCTGGAATTCACTGTCTACTGCAATTCTGATGCTACAATCAGTTTGCGGTTTTTCCAGCACTGTTAGAACCAGTCTACTGCATTCCAGGTTTATTGACCAGTCTTCTGCATTCAGACCTATTGGTTTCCATCTGCTGGTTCTGGTTCCAGACTACTGGTTTGATGCTACTGTTTTTCGGTCCACTGGTTTTTAGTCTCCCAATTAATGACCATAATCTGCCATTAACAACTTTTATTCCATgttaaatgcttcagttacaagtcatgAGCTGAATTAGTAACTGTCTGCTGGAATCTCgttcttctgctgctggattttatctgctggaaaaataccagCTTCTGGAATATTAGCTGATGCTGGAATTGTTATCTTCTGCTGGAATTTTCCTTTGCTACGGAATATTGCTAGCTGCTGAAAAATGTTTGCTGCTGCTGGAAATTCAGGTTCTCACAGAAGCgataaaataatgtaaaataaaacttaaattgATGTTTGAAACTTCATGTCTCGAACTTGATCACCAACCCCAAAACATGTGTTGTTATCCTCTTCCAATTGATCTTCGCCCTTTTATGTGAAGGGAAGTTAAAGGGGTGTGtgtttgggaaacactcagcatgTGGAGGCCAATGGTACATAAGAATATCgaattatacataaaatatgAGTTCAAAGGTGACATCTCGCAGAACATGTCGCAACATGAATCAAGACATGAGACAAATTAAATTCGAAACAaggcataaaaaaatatcataactgaAGCATAAACTTCAGCTATTCATTTCTTTATCCATAGTATACTAATCAGCCCTAATTATTACTCGTATAAGTGAGAAAACTGTACAAACCTTTATATGGATTGCACTTTCATTGTCACAGTGCATGATCATCGGATCTCCATGATAAACATCCATCTTCTATTCAAGTTATTATAATACACCGTATCAGAAACTAGGCTGCTGTAAGTCTTTGAAATAGACAACAAATTTTCTGGCAATTGATTGCTTCAAAAATGGGCAGAAATCAGCAGTGTAAAGCTCACGAGAATGAGATAGCTAGGAAATGGACTGTTACAGGGTCTTCGATTTTTGGACAAGGACCTTGTTTCGAATACGTGCAACAAGTGATAGAATTTGAGAATAATTTGTTGCCGAAAAGGTACAGATTCGGCTAGAAAATATGCAGAATTTTGTTGCCGAAATGGATCGAATCGTTGCTAGATTTTTCAAAGTATTTTGGCAGAACTCTTAACAGCCTATTGAATGGTCTTAGTCAGGCATTACAAGATTGTTACAAGCTCAGGGGGTTAAATTTAAGTAGCTTGAATCCATGGAAGGATCTTCACAAAGGTGAGAAATCAGTCGACACATCGAGTTCaaagtttcaaatttatgaACGGTTCTTGGGTCGAGACTTCACAAACTAAGTACAACTCTTGCACTTATCaagtatttaaataaatagaaaacaaaatgatttttcaattaaaaagcgtaaaataggattttttttttttatgaaacatATTAAAAAATCCGTGATTATTTGAAATACTTGTCATGTTCAATTGTGAATGAATGCGTGaaacttaaaaaattttagaTGTCCATTTATTGAATTGTGATTTGTGAAACATGGTAAGAAGTTTGACCAACTGTTTTTGTAAATAATGAACAATGGTTGTTCAAagttaattaattcaaatgtccAATGGTTGAATTTTAAGAAGAAATAAAGTAAATCTGGTTTTGGTCTACATTATCTATTGAATGGATGaattattgtcaataatttaattattaattatatattatatcgCACCAAAAAGTCTACGCACACATGTAATTATAATGCTCTACGTAcatatgatcaaataataatggtgtaaatatataaacgttacattttaaaacttgaaaagcaaaaaaattacatttactcgtactaaattatttattaaaatgtgAAAATATATCCGTTTCTCAATATCAAATTTTGTGCCCccattttattcaattaattcaTAAATGAAAGTGGCTAGATAAATAAAGATAATGTGTAATTTAAATTaacaagattttatggatgtttgcaGATAACACAACAAATTCTGGTTGTTTGAGAACTCTCGGTTCACCagaaacaacaaattttccaaCAAGTTAGCTTTGAATGGCTAGAGTTGGTAGGGTATCACAAATTGATCTTTGGTGATCTGATATGAAAAATAGGTGTGTGATAGGCGAGCAGCTTGATATACGAACAATAAGTGTGATCGATGTATTGTATTTTGAAGATTGAGAAAGCTTGAATCTTGTATTCGTCTTGTTGTAACTGATTATCTTTGAAGTTCAGAATCTGCATATTTATACCCAAAAGTCTTCCAACGTCGGAAACGTTTTCAACGATCATCTATACTATCTCTTGAAATATTAGTATTGTCAACATTTCTTCATCATATACTGCATAAAATGCTTCTTTACTTTTTACGGATTCAGTTCTTTTAGCTTGTGAAAAATTGATTGACTCTTGAcatttagaaaacattcttgTCAATCAAGAGTTGGTAAGATATTGTGCTTGATACTTATCTAACAATCATTGAACAACTTGAGTTTGTTGTATCCATCTTGATCTTCTTATATAATATGAACGGCTTGACTTATCCAGCATCTAGAATCTTGTAATTACATGAGAATGACAACTGGACCTGAGACAACTCGATATTATTTGTGTCATTGCCAAAACATAGGGTGATTTAAACTTAACACTGACGAAGATAGGAGttaagaaaagtttttattATCATTACTTCCCGCTCTATTGCGAAGATTTGAAACAATTCTCCGAACCCAGTCCTGATAACGCGCCTCAAACATGCTCCGTTTTTTGTTTTCCATGTATGAACCTGAACTCACATGTAACAGGGATGACACTAGATGTGTGTTGCATTAGAAATCCCAAATTTCCTACATGATGAGCATATGATAAATATGATATAAgtgaaatttataattattatcttTGACAATCATGGTTGATTTAGATTTCGCAAGGATTTTTTGAACTAGTTGGTACTCTCGATGAAGGTGAGATGAGCCATATAGTTTTTATTCGTCTCATGTTTGTCTCATTTTTAAGTCATCTCAATTTCGTCAATTGACCCATGATGACACTAGATGTGAGTTTCATTAGACATCTCTCCACAACCACATGATGAACATgtgataaatatgattttaacgaaattttacaattatattatttgacaattatgattgatttaaattttgtaagGACATTTgagattttataaaataataaacataatAATCATGCAAGTTAAAAACATATCaaacaatatattattaatcTTTATACATTATTCATCTCCACTTTATCCATTATCACATTTATTATTCATTTCTTGTTCATCTCATCCATTATACCAAACGATAACTTaagatattataaaataataaacacaATAATCATGCAAGTTTAAAGCataccaaaaaatatattattcatctCTATTTTATCATATCTTACGTATTTCATCTGTAACACCGAAAAATATCACAATctatatattttatgatttttgtatGTCAACAGTAATAATTATATTAGGACAAATCCAAGTCAAAATTGCATTCATTAAACCCCAAGAAAGAAACTAACAagttgtgtatatatatataactaacgTATGAAGTTGGTACGATAAATAACTAACAATGGGAAAGATGTTATctttgttcttcttcttcttcttgtatTTTGCCACTACTCCGGCAACTTGTTTGAGCAATGAAACTGACTTTCACGCGTTGCTAGCTTTCAAGAAAGCCGTTTCTATTTTCCATGGCGGTCCGCGCGGAGCTCTAGGATCATGGAATGGCAGTGTGCATTTTTGTAACTGGGAAGGCATTTTGTGCAGCAGGAGGCATGGAAACCGAGTCGAATCCATTGACTTGAATTCCCAAAACCTTTCCGGACTCCTTTCACCTCATTTAGGTAATCTTTGTTTTCTGAGAAGTATCAATTTACAGAGCAACTACTTTATTGGAGAAATCCCGGAAGAGTTGGGTCGTCTGAGACGGCTTGAGTGGGTCGAATTCAGTCAGAATATTTTCACTGGAGGGATACCAAGAAACTTATCCCAGTGCAAAAATCTTTTTTACCTGAATTTGATCAACAACTATCTCACAGGGCCTGTAATCCCA includes these proteins:
- the LOC140975852 gene encoding uncharacterized protein: MVRAGPITWQRFREAFLKQYFPTAVRVQKLSEFESLVQEPNITVVEYSSKFHSLGTYSPTIMGDEALKMHRFKKGLNSRIQSALAVIEPNSFDELMGAAIKAENDIKRREVRTNSNVLSQDSTNRAINSRGLSFQTTNSPVLQSKEPLLPNQAKKESSAKLVDLLTLMDHRIAQCPLPDPKNSPAGETTPNKPKENKTNARVYALTQEEADNSNDVVAGAIVINDISAYVLFDCGATHSFMSKRFAKKLGAKPDNLEEPYRVATPANRILETRTLYRDVSVIIENQSFTANLIQLNMVEFDVILGMDWLAKNHALVDCHGKMVAIQAPHQEKLLFHGKAKERKTLLSASQTWKAMKSGEEVYLAMLSEVKEGTTLTLEEIPIVQKFPVVFPEELPELKELKEQLQELLDKKQIRPSASPWGAPLLFVKKKDRSMRLCIDYRELNKITIKNKYPLLRIDDLFDHLKGAKVFSKLDLGSGYHKLKSKWKISLKQPSGQDTAITSLQ